Proteins encoded by one window of Nocardia goodfellowii:
- a CDS encoding CbtB domain-containing protein, translated as MAIAHIPTRTSDSPATVLVTVGVVLLALLTLYLVGFDQGAISRSGMFLHELMHDGRHLLGLPCH; from the coding sequence ATGGCCATCGCGCATATCCCCACCCGGACTTCCGATTCGCCGGCGACCGTGCTCGTCACGGTGGGTGTCGTTCTGCTCGCACTGCTCACGCTGTACCTGGTCGGCTTCGATCAGGGCGCCATCTCGCGCAGCGGGATGTTCCTGCATGAGTTGATGCACGACGGACGGCATCTGCTGGGGCTTCCGTGCCACTGA
- a CDS encoding CbtA family protein has translation MPLNSSTPQAAGPLAGTLKTLLLRGLLAGLIAGLLAATVGYFVGEPKIEAAIAIEEAAGGHAHGVEEEPLVSRTGQRAGQFLALGLAGLALGAIFAAVAHVGRRHTTMPGPAFALALALGGWAAIVAVPFFKYPANPPAVGDPETIGDRTWLWVAAVVLGLVAVGAGVFVHRLLHAQPGSFRLIGAVAAFVAIVTAGYLALPGIDEVKADFPAGLLWEFRVSSLAVSATLWACLGLAFAALTEFATRTSSPVRDGAATAG, from the coding sequence GTGCCACTGAATTCGTCCACTCCGCAGGCTGCCGGCCCCCTCGCCGGCACTCTGAAAACCCTGCTTCTGCGTGGCCTTCTGGCCGGGTTGATCGCCGGCTTGCTGGCGGCCACGGTCGGCTACTTCGTCGGCGAGCCGAAAATCGAAGCGGCCATTGCCATCGAGGAAGCCGCCGGGGGTCATGCGCACGGCGTCGAGGAAGAGCCGCTGGTGAGCCGCACCGGCCAGCGGGCCGGTCAGTTCCTGGCACTCGGACTGGCCGGACTGGCGCTCGGCGCGATCTTCGCCGCGGTCGCGCATGTCGGACGCCGCCACACCACGATGCCCGGCCCGGCCTTCGCGCTCGCTCTGGCGCTGGGCGGCTGGGCCGCGATCGTCGCGGTGCCGTTCTTCAAATATCCCGCCAATCCGCCCGCGGTGGGTGACCCGGAGACCATCGGCGACCGCACCTGGCTGTGGGTGGCCGCGGTGGTCCTCGGGCTGGTCGCGGTGGGCGCGGGCGTCTTCGTCCACCGGCTGCTGCACGCGCAGCCGGGCAGCTTCCGGTTGATCGGCGCGGTGGCCGCGTTCGTCGCGATCGTCACGGCCGGATACCTCGCGCTGCCGGGCATCGACGAGGTGAAGGCCGATTTCCCGGCCGGTCTGCTCTGGGAGTTCCGGGTGTCCTCGCTCGCGGTCTCGGCGACGCTGTGGGCCTGCCTCGGCCTGGCTTTCGCGGCCCTGACCGAGTTCGCCACGCGCACTAGCTCTCCCGTACGAGACGGGGCCGCTACCGCGGGTTGA
- a CDS encoding OsmC family peroxiredoxin, producing the protein MPTRTAHTAWTGGLQDGSGLVDLTSSGVGKFDVSFPKRSADAADGATSPEELIAAAHSSCFAMALSAQIANAGGTPESLDVTADVTLGPDPAGGFRINGIKLTVRGRVSGLDADGFAAAAAAAKAGCPVSKALAGVDHISLDAALA; encoded by the coding sequence ATGCCAACACGTACCGCGCACACGGCTTGGACCGGTGGGTTGCAGGACGGCTCCGGACTGGTCGACCTGACCAGCTCCGGCGTCGGCAAGTTCGACGTGTCGTTCCCGAAGCGTTCGGCCGACGCCGCCGACGGCGCCACCAGCCCGGAGGAGCTCATCGCGGCCGCGCATTCGTCGTGCTTCGCGATGGCGCTCTCGGCGCAGATCGCCAACGCGGGCGGCACTCCGGAAAGCCTGGACGTGACCGCCGATGTCACCCTCGGCCCGGACCCGGCGGGTGGCTTCCGGATCAACGGCATCAAGCTGACGGTGCGCGGGCGGGTGTCCGGCCTGGACGCCGACGGGTTCGCCGCCGCCGCGGCCGCCGCCAAGGCCGGTTGCCCGGTGAGCAAGGCGCTGGCGGGCGTGGACCACATCTCGCTCGACGCGGCCCTCGCGTAA
- a CDS encoding SRPBCC family protein, which translates to MDQPVRIPDLSDRPHQLTVERVMAAPPGLLYAALTQGFDIWFAAPGSVLMKPAVNEPFFFETEVEGKRSPHYGRFLRLQPDRLVEFTWVTGADGTEGAETVVSIEFVHQPRGIRLRLRHSGFPTEAARDRHRAAWPLVLEQLDRRTGLAV; encoded by the coding sequence ATGGATCAGCCAGTTCGGATACCGGATCTGTCCGACCGACCGCACCAGCTCACTGTCGAACGGGTGATGGCAGCGCCGCCGGGTCTGCTCTACGCGGCCCTGACGCAAGGCTTCGACATCTGGTTCGCCGCGCCCGGCTCGGTGCTCATGAAGCCCGCGGTGAACGAACCGTTCTTCTTCGAGACCGAGGTCGAGGGCAAACGCAGCCCGCACTACGGCCGTTTCTTACGGCTGCAACCGGACCGGCTGGTGGAGTTCACCTGGGTCACCGGGGCGGACGGCACCGAGGGCGCCGAAACCGTAGTCAGCATCGAGTTCGTGCATCAACCGCGCGGTATCCGACTTCGCTTGCGGCACTCCGGATTTCCTACCGAGGCAGCACGTGATCGGCACCGCGCCGCGTGGCCGCTGGTACTCGAACAGCTCGATCGCCGTACCGGCCTCGCGGTCTGA
- a CDS encoding DMT family transporter produces the protein MSWVVLGLAGLVEIVWSQSIKPTENFTRPLPTLVCFALGALAVYLLSRAMQTLPVGTAYAVFTGIGAVGAIGLGVLVHRDPFSAGRMLSLALILGGIVLARVTNPEG, from the coding sequence ATGAGCTGGGTCGTCCTCGGCCTCGCCGGGCTGGTGGAGATCGTCTGGTCGCAGAGCATCAAGCCGACGGAGAATTTCACCAGACCGCTGCCCACGCTGGTGTGCTTCGCGCTCGGCGCCCTCGCGGTCTACCTGCTCTCGCGGGCCATGCAGACCCTGCCGGTCGGCACCGCCTACGCCGTCTTCACCGGAATCGGCGCGGTCGGCGCCATCGGGCTCGGTGTGCTGGTACATCGGGACCCGTTCAGCGCGGGCCGGATGCTCTCGCTGGCCCTGATTCTCGGCGGCATCGTGCTGGCCCGGGTCACCAATCCCGAGGGATGA
- a CDS encoding FMN-dependent NADH-azoreductase: protein MTALLHLDASARRTSLSRELGSAFAAAWRAQHPDGDYRYRDLAADPVPFIDEAWTELCDHVLAQETTDLDRLPDLAETPAQRAAWAVVVPLLAEVRAADVVLIGTPMYNYSIPASLKAWLDQITFPRMSLAGTRFVVVTARGGAYSPGAPKERFDYQERYLRDFFAGHFAVEDSVFLNAELANSRQDPALAHLRAQHDDSYRAALAAARRLGKEY, encoded by the coding sequence ATGACCGCCCTGCTGCACCTCGACGCCAGCGCCCGCCGCACCTCGCTCAGCCGCGAACTCGGCTCCGCCTTCGCCGCGGCTTGGCGCGCCCAGCATCCGGACGGCGACTATCGCTACCGCGACCTCGCCGCCGACCCGGTCCCGTTCATCGACGAGGCATGGACCGAACTCTGCGATCACGTACTCGCCCAGGAGACAACGGATCTCGACCGGCTGCCGGATCTGGCCGAGACCCCCGCCCAGCGCGCCGCATGGGCGGTCGTCGTGCCGCTGCTCGCCGAGGTGCGCGCCGCCGACGTGGTCCTGATCGGCACCCCGATGTACAATTATTCGATCCCGGCGAGCCTCAAGGCCTGGCTGGACCAGATCACCTTCCCGCGAATGTCGTTGGCCGGCACTCGTTTCGTGGTCGTCACCGCCCGCGGCGGGGCGTACTCGCCCGGTGCGCCCAAGGAGCGGTTCGACTATCAGGAGCGCTACCTGCGCGACTTCTTCGCCGGCCATTTCGCCGTCGAGGACTCCGTCTTCCTCAACGCCGAACTGGCCAACTCGCGTCAGGATCCGGCACTCGCCCACCTGCGCGCGCAGCACGACGATTCCTACCGGGCCGCGCTGGCGGCGGCCCGTCGATTGGGCAAGGAGTACTGA
- a CDS encoding TetR/AcrR family transcriptional regulator, which produces MSPADRNLLATPGDAAPPERADAARNRSRILAAAAELFARRDPRTVTMDDIAKAAGVGRGTLYRRFPNVGAIALSLLDEHERAIQEQLLRGDPPLGPGAPPADRLAAFYAAMVELLDGHAHLVLGAETGSARFGTGAYQFWRVHIGTLLREAAVPEADSLIEPLLAPVAAEVYLQQRERGLGNEQIAAGLRRLAHAVLGTRGNR; this is translated from the coding sequence ATGAGCCCAGCGGATCGCAACCTGCTCGCCACCCCTGGCGACGCCGCGCCGCCCGAACGCGCGGACGCCGCCCGGAACCGGAGCCGGATCCTCGCCGCGGCCGCGGAGCTGTTCGCGCGCCGCGATCCCCGCACCGTCACCATGGACGACATCGCCAAGGCCGCGGGCGTCGGACGGGGGACGCTGTACCGGCGGTTCCCGAATGTCGGCGCGATCGCCCTGTCGCTGCTGGACGAGCACGAACGGGCCATCCAGGAACAGTTGCTGCGCGGCGACCCACCACTCGGCCCGGGTGCGCCGCCCGCGGATCGGCTCGCCGCGTTCTACGCCGCCATGGTCGAGTTACTCGACGGCCATGCGCATCTGGTGCTCGGCGCGGAAACCGGCAGTGCGCGGTTCGGCACCGGCGCCTACCAGTTCTGGCGCGTCCATATCGGCACGCTGCTCCGCGAAGCCGCTGTACCGGAAGCGGATTCGCTGATCGAACCGTTGCTCGCCCCCGTCGCCGCCGAGGTCTATCTCCAGCAGCGCGAACGCGGACTCGGCAACGAGCAGATCGCGGCCGGGCTCCGGCGGCTTGCCCACGCCGTCTTGGGCACACGCGGAAACCGCTGA
- a CDS encoding ABC transporter permease subunit, with product MSDLLASARAEMLRLRKWPAFWIILGTWILLNLTFSYLFNYLDYTGGEPSAMSDNLPKEVLLQQMLPAAVPEVFTQGMAMFGGALMLILGALVMGSGYGWGTWKTVLTQGPTRISAIGGVVLNLAVVVVSVVCAAFLADLAVSSLIAVSQAQSLALPAAAQSLNGILTGTMILGMWTLAGALIGTIARGPALAVGLGLVWVLVVENLLRGVSGIFGPLEAVTDRLPGTAAGSLAGAMRTVDGPPTPGVLDILSRAESLVVLAIYLVACTVGTMWLVRRRDLV from the coding sequence ATGAGCGACTTGCTGGCGAGCGCCAGGGCGGAAATGCTGCGCCTGCGGAAGTGGCCGGCGTTCTGGATCATTCTCGGCACCTGGATTCTGCTGAACCTGACCTTCAGCTACCTGTTCAACTATCTGGACTACACCGGCGGCGAACCGAGTGCCATGTCCGACAACCTGCCGAAAGAGGTTCTGCTGCAACAGATGCTGCCCGCAGCGGTACCCGAGGTGTTCACCCAGGGCATGGCGATGTTCGGCGGCGCGCTGATGCTCATTCTCGGCGCGCTGGTCATGGGCAGCGGCTACGGGTGGGGCACCTGGAAAACCGTGCTCACCCAGGGGCCGACCCGGATCAGCGCGATCGGCGGGGTGGTGCTGAACCTGGCGGTGGTGGTGGTGTCGGTGGTGTGCGCGGCATTCCTGGCCGATCTGGCGGTTTCCTCGCTCATCGCGGTGTCGCAAGCGCAGTCGCTCGCGCTGCCCGCGGCGGCGCAGTCGTTGAACGGGATTCTCACCGGCACAATGATTCTCGGGATGTGGACGTTGGCGGGTGCGCTCATCGGCACCATCGCCCGTGGCCCGGCCCTGGCGGTCGGTTTGGGTCTGGTGTGGGTGCTGGTGGTGGAGAACCTGCTCCGTGGCGTCTCGGGGATCTTCGGCCCGCTCGAGGCGGTGACGGACCGGCTGCCCGGCACCGCGGCCGGTTCGCTGGCCGGGGCGATGCGCACCGTGGACGGCCCGCCGACCCCGGGGGTGCTGGATATCCTGTCCCGCGCGGAATCGCTTGTGGTGCTGGCGATCTACCTGGTGGCCTGCACGGTGGGAACCATGTGGCTCGTGCGCAGGCGTGACCTCGTCTGA
- a CDS encoding ABC transporter ATP-binding protein encodes MTDSIVVTAGLTKRYGAHTAVDGVAMRVETGEIYGFLGPNGAGKTTTLRMLAGLIRPTAGSASVLGQAPGAPEAMRRIGVLIEGPGFYPYLSGRDNLRVLAEYRRLGRDEVEDALERVGLAGRAEDKFRTYSLGMKQRLGVGAALLGRPDLLILDEPTNGLDPAGMAEMRELITALAGDGHTVLLSSHMLSEVQEICDRVGVISGGTLRTESTVAELRGAATLLLRAEPLEVAFPAVRDALGGNVLLTAAGIRIEAGAAAAPAAARAVVAAGADLLELRVDEKSLEEVFFELTELETVR; translated from the coding sequence ATGACAGATTCCATCGTGGTCACCGCAGGACTGACCAAACGCTACGGCGCCCACACCGCCGTCGACGGCGTCGCCATGCGCGTCGAAACCGGCGAGATCTACGGCTTTCTCGGCCCGAACGGGGCGGGCAAGACGACCACGCTGCGCATGCTCGCGGGCCTGATCCGGCCGACCGCGGGCTCCGCGTCCGTGCTCGGCCAGGCCCCGGGCGCTCCGGAGGCGATGCGGCGGATCGGCGTGCTCATCGAGGGGCCGGGCTTCTACCCGTACCTTTCCGGCCGGGACAACTTGCGCGTGCTGGCCGAATACCGCCGACTCGGTCGCGACGAGGTCGAGGACGCGCTGGAGCGGGTCGGTCTGGCCGGCCGCGCCGAGGACAAATTCCGCACGTATTCCCTTGGCATGAAACAGCGACTCGGGGTCGGCGCGGCCCTGCTCGGCCGTCCCGATCTGCTGATCCTGGACGAACCGACCAATGGCCTGGACCCGGCGGGCATGGCCGAAATGCGCGAACTCATCACCGCACTGGCCGGTGACGGGCACACCGTGCTGCTGTCCAGCCACATGCTCAGTGAGGTGCAGGAGATCTGTGACCGGGTCGGTGTGATCTCCGGCGGCACACTGCGCACCGAGTCGACGGTGGCCGAATTGCGCGGCGCCGCCACGTTATTGCTGCGGGCCGAGCCGCTCGAGGTGGCGTTCCCCGCCGTGCGCGACGCGCTGGGCGGCAACGTGCTGCTGACGGCCGCGGGCATCCGCATCGAGGCGGGCGCGGCGGCGGCGCCCGCGGCGGCCCGCGCGGTGGTGGCGGCCGGTGCTGATCTGCTGGAACTGCGCGTCGACGAGAAGTCCTTGGAAGAAGTCTTTTTCGAATTGACCGAATTGGAGACGGTGAGATGA
- a CDS encoding histidine kinase yields the protein MKAPDISKRGWVVKPSIAQRFREGRWSGDGWTPGLALIVAVVQVMGGRGANIGQAGTQPLDWLGYLLLLAGPIALLFRRRAPMVVLLVVLAVCTLYLALGYGYGPIFLSLIVAFLTAATVGSRWWTYPIVPLGYLAFVWPVPSWFGHQTNGWQVFGLLAWLTVLVGIAEGIRQRRTVLDARRQRAEAARRDEEAQRERRASEERLAIARELHDVLAHSLSLINVQSSVALELFDRRPEQAASALAAIKTASKDALAEVHTLLQTIRTGGVAEPVAEEDDSTVDEFSQRRLAREAAQERPVEQPRPAPRAPAASIEDLDALLQRSRTAGLPVSTRIIGEPQKLPSVIDAAAARIIQESLTNVARHAPGADATVTVRYAPESVDITIDNTRPLGNQPRSGTSGGNGIVGMRERAHALGGALTAGPRPSGGFRVAARLPMHTRDRAESATSGGSSAQDR from the coding sequence GTGAAGGCGCCGGACATTTCGAAACGTGGCTGGGTGGTCAAGCCCAGCATCGCGCAGCGATTCCGTGAGGGGCGGTGGTCGGGCGACGGGTGGACTCCGGGCCTCGCCCTGATCGTCGCTGTCGTGCAGGTCATGGGCGGTCGCGGCGCCAATATCGGGCAGGCGGGGACACAGCCGCTGGACTGGCTCGGTTACCTCCTGCTGCTCGCCGGGCCGATCGCGCTGCTGTTCCGCCGCCGGGCGCCGATGGTGGTACTGCTGGTCGTCCTCGCCGTCTGCACGCTGTATCTGGCGCTCGGCTACGGCTACGGGCCGATCTTCCTGTCGCTGATCGTCGCGTTCCTCACCGCCGCGACGGTCGGCTCACGGTGGTGGACATACCCCATCGTGCCGCTGGGCTACCTCGCGTTCGTCTGGCCGGTGCCCAGCTGGTTCGGGCACCAGACCAACGGGTGGCAGGTGTTCGGACTGTTGGCGTGGCTGACCGTGCTGGTCGGCATCGCCGAGGGCATCCGGCAGCGGCGGACCGTGCTGGACGCGCGCAGACAACGAGCCGAGGCCGCGCGCAGAGACGAGGAAGCGCAGCGGGAGCGCCGGGCTAGCGAGGAACGCCTCGCCATCGCCCGCGAACTGCATGATGTGCTGGCGCACAGTCTTTCGCTGATCAACGTGCAGTCCTCGGTGGCGCTGGAATTGTTCGATCGCAGACCCGAACAGGCCGCGTCCGCGCTGGCGGCGATCAAGACCGCGAGCAAAGACGCACTCGCCGAGGTCCATACGCTGCTGCAAACCATCCGCACCGGTGGCGTCGCCGAACCCGTTGCCGAAGAAGACGATTCGACGGTCGACGAGTTCAGCCAGCGCCGCCTGGCGAGGGAGGCGGCCCAGGAGCGCCCCGTCGAACAACCGCGCCCCGCCCCGCGCGCGCCCGCCGCCAGCATCGAAGACCTGGACGCGCTCCTACAACGCAGTCGCACCGCCGGTTTGCCGGTCAGCACCCGCATCATCGGCGAACCACAGAAACTGCCGAGCGTCATCGACGCGGCCGCCGCGCGCATCATCCAGGAATCGCTCACCAACGTGGCACGGCACGCCCCCGGCGCGGACGCCACCGTCACCGTTCGCTACGCCCCGGAATCGGTCGACATCACCATCGACAACACCCGGCCGCTCGGTAACCAGCCCCGCTCCGGCACCTCCGGCGGTAACGGCATCGTCGGCATGCGGGAACGTGCCCACGCCCTGGGCGGGGCCCTCACCGCGGGCCCGCGCCCCAGCGGCGGATTCCGGGTGGCCGCCCGGCTGCCCATGCACACCCGGGACCGCGCCGAATCCGCGACATCGGGCGGCTCGTCGGCGCAGGATAGGTGA
- a CDS encoding response regulator transcription factor, translating into MSVRVLVADDQALVRGGFVALLDAQDGIEVIGEAGNGEQAVRMTRALAPDVVLMDIRMPILDGLAATRMIAEDAKLAGVKVVVLTTFELDEYVFEAMRAGATGFLVKHTEPADLVRAVRVVAAGDALLSPGVTRRLIAEFSAHAKTPPPAEFAELTDREREVMTLVAEGLTNAEIGERLFMSPATARTHVSRILMKLGARDRTQLVVMAYESGMVRPGWQ; encoded by the coding sequence GTGAGCGTACGGGTTTTGGTCGCCGACGATCAGGCGCTGGTCCGCGGGGGCTTCGTCGCCCTGCTCGACGCGCAGGACGGCATCGAGGTGATCGGCGAGGCCGGCAACGGCGAACAAGCGGTCCGCATGACCCGCGCCCTCGCCCCCGACGTCGTTCTCATGGACATCCGCATGCCCATCCTGGACGGCCTCGCCGCTACCCGGATGATTGCCGAGGATGCGAAACTCGCCGGCGTGAAAGTCGTCGTCCTGACAACTTTCGAACTCGACGAATACGTTTTCGAGGCCATGCGCGCCGGCGCGACCGGCTTTCTCGTCAAGCACACCGAACCGGCCGACCTGGTCCGCGCCGTGCGCGTGGTCGCGGCGGGCGACGCCCTGCTCTCCCCCGGCGTGACCCGTCGCCTCATCGCCGAATTCTCCGCCCACGCCAAAACTCCCCCACCCGCCGAATTCGCCGAACTGACCGACCGCGAGCGCGAAGTGATGACGCTGGTAGCCGAGGGCCTCACCAACGCCGAAATCGGCGAGCGCCTCTTCATGAGCCCCGCCACCGCCCGCACCCACGTCAGCCGCATCCTGATGAAGCTCGGCGCCCGCGACCGCACCCAACTCGTGGTCATGGCCTACGAATCGGGCATGGTCCGGCCCGGCTGGCAATAG